In a genomic window of Roseiflexus castenholzii DSM 13941:
- a CDS encoding class I adenylate-forming enzyme family protein, producing the protein MDTSLYALLERQAAARNDQVYLYWRDEEISYAEFTRKVRQAAHGLRALGVEHSDKVALLLGNCPEFLTIFFACAALGAVAVPINPRLKAEEVGYILQNSDSVVLVVADTLLPIIAPALDGCPQLRHIVIVGAVPETSITRTLHPFTSLSAAGDHPVSAAVGPEDIASIIYTSGTTGRPKGVLLSHGNYLFDVWSYATACQISEADRLLCMLPLFHVNAQVASVLSALHQGGALILLEGFSPREFLPALARYRATSFSAVPTIYAILNNLPDAGQYDLSSLRVCICGAAPMPVEVFERFEQIYRAFILEGYGLSEGTCVSTLNPLDGRPRKIGSIGVALPGQEVRIVDDQGQPVPPGTVGEIVIRGPNVMQGYYKNPEATAAAIRDGWLFTGDLGSRDAEGYFFIVGRKKEMIIRGGENIYPKEIEEVLYRHPAVAEAAVVGLPDPIWGEQVAAFIVAHPGISVSAETIIEHCRAHLADFKCPQVVEFVESFPKTATGKIQKNRLVERYAGLSAHRSPDAEAGPKS; encoded by the coding sequence ATGGACACGTCACTCTACGCTCTACTGGAACGACAGGCGGCTGCCCGAAACGATCAGGTCTATCTCTACTGGCGCGACGAGGAGATCAGTTACGCGGAGTTTACCCGAAAGGTGCGTCAGGCGGCTCATGGACTTCGTGCGCTTGGTGTGGAGCATAGCGACAAAGTCGCTCTATTACTCGGCAACTGCCCCGAGTTTCTGACCATCTTCTTCGCCTGTGCAGCGCTCGGCGCCGTCGCCGTGCCGATCAACCCGCGCCTGAAAGCCGAAGAAGTGGGGTACATCTTGCAAAACTCCGACAGCGTGGTGCTGGTCGTTGCTGACACCCTGCTGCCGATCATCGCTCCGGCGCTCGACGGATGCCCGCAGTTGCGCCATATCGTGATTGTCGGCGCCGTCCCGGAAACATCGATCACACGGACGCTGCATCCTTTCACCAGTCTCTCCGCTGCCGGCGATCATCCGGTCAGCGCAGCCGTGGGACCAGAGGACATCGCCAGCATTATCTATACCTCTGGAACGACAGGACGACCGAAAGGAGTCTTACTCTCGCATGGCAACTACCTGTTCGATGTCTGGTCGTATGCGACAGCCTGCCAGATCAGCGAGGCAGATCGGTTGCTGTGTATGTTGCCCCTTTTCCATGTCAATGCGCAGGTCGCCAGCGTTCTTTCAGCATTGCACCAGGGCGGCGCCTTGATTCTCCTGGAAGGATTCTCACCGCGTGAGTTCCTGCCAGCGCTAGCGCGCTACCGCGCCACCAGTTTCAGCGCCGTGCCGACGATTTACGCCATTCTCAACAATCTGCCCGATGCCGGGCAGTACGATCTGAGCAGCCTGCGGGTATGCATCTGCGGCGCCGCCCCGATGCCGGTTGAGGTATTCGAGCGTTTCGAGCAGATATATCGGGCGTTCATTCTGGAGGGGTATGGGTTGAGCGAGGGCACATGCGTCAGTACGCTCAACCCACTGGACGGTCGCCCTCGCAAGATCGGCTCGATTGGTGTGGCGCTTCCCGGTCAGGAGGTTCGTATTGTGGATGACCAGGGACAGCCTGTGCCGCCGGGGACCGTAGGCGAGATTGTCATCCGCGGTCCGAACGTGATGCAGGGATACTACAAAAATCCCGAAGCGACTGCCGCTGCCATTCGGGATGGATGGCTCTTCACTGGCGATCTCGGCTCGCGCGACGCCGAGGGCTACTTCTTCATCGTCGGGCGCAAGAAGGAGATGATCATCCGGGGCGGTGAGAATATCTACCCCAAGGAAATCGAGGAAGTGCTCTACCGACACCCGGCAGTGGCGGAAGCGGCCGTGGTCGGATTACCCGATCCAATCTGGGGCGAGCAGGTTGCTGCGTTCATCGTTGCTCATCCTGGCATCTCTGTGAGCGCCGAAACGATTATTGAGCACTGCCGGGCGCACCTGGCGGATTTCAAATGTCCGCAGGTCGTGGAGTTCGTGGAGTCTTTCCCTAAAACAGCAACCGGAAAGATACAGAAGAACCGGCTGGTCGAACGGTATGCCGGTCTCTCTGCGCACCGTTCGCCTGATGCTGAGGCGGGACCGAAGTCATGA
- a CDS encoding TetR/AcrR family transcriptional regulator, producing MAGADDSNTRDRRRQIMDAALQVFSTKGFQKATNRDIAEAAGGISPGLIYHYFKDKQDLFLSMLRERATILALVDHPQQLMDLPPRQGLTLVGRSYLTMMSIPENVAVFRIILAEALHFPEVAAMIRQHFVDRVFGVLRAYLQRQIDNGRLRPHDTSISVRTFLGSIVVHVIAREVLRQPEALQLADDQAVAMAVDVFLHGLSLEGEDA from the coding sequence ATGGCAGGAGCGGACGACAGCAACACGCGCGACCGGCGGCGCCAGATTATGGATGCGGCGTTGCAGGTCTTCAGCACCAAAGGGTTTCAAAAGGCGACGAACCGCGACATCGCCGAAGCAGCGGGAGGCATTTCGCCGGGGCTGATCTATCACTACTTCAAAGACAAGCAGGACCTCTTTCTCTCTATGCTGCGCGAGCGCGCCACGATTTTGGCGCTCGTCGATCATCCGCAACAGTTGATGGACCTGCCGCCGCGTCAAGGGTTGACCCTCGTTGGACGTTCCTACCTGACGATGATGAGCATCCCCGAAAATGTTGCGGTGTTTCGCATCATTCTGGCAGAGGCGCTGCACTTTCCCGAAGTGGCCGCCATGATACGACAGCACTTCGTGGATCGGGTCTTCGGCGTGTTGCGCGCCTACCTGCAACGGCAAATTGATAATGGCCGTCTCCGCCCGCACGACACGTCGATCAGTGTGCGCACATTTCTGGGCAGCATCGTTGTCCACGTGATTGCGCGCGAGGTGCTACGCCAGCCCGAAGCCCTCCAACTCGCCGATGATCAGGCGGTCGCCATGGCGGTCGATGTTTTCCTCCATGGTTTGAGCCTCGAAGGGGAGGATGCGTGA
- a CDS encoding acetone carboxylase subunit gamma: MTHYDISTIADLVDGRLEWPQLKAMMSNFKDPDRFDKYIAVLQERVPWDDQILLPLGPHLFIVRKADGSIVTKSRSGYEFGDYRQNWKLKARIRVRDTEASLQELYPAMMHCTPGWMELREYIDPLDGTLLEVEAVPPGYPIVHSFQPDLETFYREWLGREL; the protein is encoded by the coding sequence ATGACACACTACGACATCTCGACCATCGCCGATCTGGTTGACGGCAGGCTGGAATGGCCGCAACTCAAGGCGATGATGAGCAACTTCAAAGACCCCGACCGCTTCGACAAATACATCGCCGTGTTACAGGAACGGGTTCCATGGGATGACCAGATCCTTCTGCCGCTGGGACCACACCTGTTTATCGTGCGCAAGGCGGATGGGAGCATTGTTACGAAAAGTCGCAGCGGCTATGAGTTCGGCGACTACCGTCAGAACTGGAAGCTGAAAGCGCGCATCCGGGTGCGCGATACCGAGGCAAGCCTGCAAGAACTCTACCCGGCAATGATGCACTGCACGCCGGGCTGGATGGAGCTGCGCGAGTACATTGACCCCCTTGATGGGACCCTGCTCGAAGTAGAAGCAGTTCCTCCGGGTTATCCCATCGTTCATAGTTTCCAGCCTGATCTGGAAACATTTTATCGGGAGTGGCTGGGGCGCGAGTTGTAG
- a CDS encoding Na+/H+ antiporter subunit C — protein MEFIWAIVIGVLYAAGLYMIMRRSVVKIVLGLALLGYAANLLIFIVSHVTRGNPPLVPVGAEAPIAPYADPLPQALILTAIVIGFGVQAFTIVLFRRAYRSCGADDIDELRTTEQ, from the coding sequence ATGGAGTTCATCTGGGCGATTGTCATTGGTGTGTTATATGCTGCGGGGCTTTATATGATTATGCGACGCAGCGTTGTGAAAATTGTGCTTGGGCTGGCGCTGCTTGGCTATGCGGCGAACCTGCTGATTTTCATCGTCTCGCATGTGACGCGCGGCAATCCGCCGCTGGTTCCCGTCGGCGCGGAAGCGCCGATCGCGCCCTATGCCGATCCGTTGCCGCAGGCGCTGATTCTGACGGCTATCGTGATTGGCTTTGGGGTCCAGGCGTTTACTATTGTGCTTTTCCGGCGCGCCTATCGGAGTTGTGGCGCGGATGATATTGATGAGTTGAGGACGACCGAGCAATGA
- a CDS encoding ABC transporter permease, translating to MFSRLWPVMRKEFIHIRRDPRTLVVMFIAPLMQLILLGYAATTDVRDVPLAVFDQDRTSASRDLVEAFVASGQFAVAHYTGSDRELAALIDGGRARAGLIIPPGYAADVQGRRGAQVVFVLDGSDPSIAGSSLSAARLIGQAKSVSIQTERRGATAPLLEVRTRVWYNPDMASAVFMIPGLIGLVLQLQATLLTSSAIVRERERGTIEQLIITPIRSFELILGKILPYALVALLITLEVLILGTFWFGVPIKGDVGLLLAISCLFLLSTLSIGLLISTVANTQQEAFLLTFLTLLPSVFLSGFIYPVAAMPAALQFISGIIPLTYYLIVVRGIVIKGVDASTLLPQIGALALFGAILIVAATARFRKRLD from the coding sequence ATGTTCAGCCGCCTCTGGCCCGTGATGCGCAAAGAGTTCATCCACATTCGGCGCGATCCGCGCACGCTGGTGGTGATGTTCATCGCGCCGCTGATGCAGTTGATCCTGCTCGGCTATGCTGCAACCACCGACGTGCGCGACGTGCCGCTGGCAGTGTTCGACCAGGATCGCACCTCTGCCAGCCGTGATCTGGTTGAGGCATTTGTCGCCTCCGGGCAGTTTGCTGTGGCACACTACACCGGCAGCGACCGCGAACTCGCCGCGTTGATCGATGGCGGCCGGGCGCGCGCCGGTCTGATCATTCCGCCAGGGTATGCTGCCGACGTGCAGGGACGCCGGGGGGCGCAGGTGGTGTTCGTTCTCGATGGATCGGACCCATCGATCGCCGGTTCGTCACTATCGGCGGCGCGTCTGATCGGGCAGGCGAAGTCGGTCAGCATCCAGACCGAGCGACGTGGCGCAACCGCGCCGCTGCTCGAGGTGCGCACCCGCGTCTGGTACAACCCGGATATGGCAAGCGCCGTCTTTATGATTCCCGGTCTCATTGGGCTGGTGCTCCAATTGCAGGCGACGCTGCTCACATCGTCGGCAATTGTGCGGGAACGCGAACGGGGAACGATCGAGCAGTTGATCATCACCCCCATCAGGTCCTTTGAGCTGATTCTGGGCAAGATTCTGCCGTATGCGCTGGTGGCGCTGCTGATCACGCTCGAAGTGTTGATCCTGGGAACCTTCTGGTTTGGCGTGCCGATCAAGGGCGATGTCGGGTTGCTGCTGGCGATCTCCTGTCTGTTCCTGCTTTCGACGCTGTCGATTGGATTGCTGATTTCGACCGTAGCGAACACGCAGCAGGAAGCGTTTCTGCTGACCTTCCTGACCCTTCTGCCATCGGTCTTTCTTTCCGGTTTCATCTATCCGGTAGCTGCGATGCCTGCGGCGTTGCAATTCATCAGCGGCATCATTCCGCTGACCTACTATCTGATTGTGGTGCGTGGCATCGTCATCAAAGGCGTCGATGCTTCGACGTTGCTGCCGCAGATCGGCGCACTGGCACTGTTTGGCGCCATCCTGATCGTTGCCGCCACGGCGCGCTTCCGCAAACGGCTTGACTGA
- a CDS encoding Na+/H+ antiporter subunit B, giving the protein MHSLILATATRLLLPLMLIFSIFLLIRGHNEPGGGFVGGLVAGAGFTLYAAVYGVAQAQNTLRIDPKRLIGAGLLVAALSALFSLFLGLPFMTGLWYKEALPVIGKVGTPLLFDVGVYLVVVGITVTIMFTLFEVEGE; this is encoded by the coding sequence ATGCACTCATTAATTCTGGCGACCGCAACCCGCCTGTTGTTGCCGTTGATGCTCATTTTCTCAATCTTTCTGCTCATTCGGGGCCACAATGAGCCGGGTGGCGGATTCGTCGGCGGGTTGGTTGCAGGCGCAGGTTTCACGTTGTACGCGGCGGTGTATGGCGTTGCGCAGGCGCAGAACACGCTACGGATCGACCCCAAGCGCTTGATCGGTGCGGGGTTGCTGGTGGCGGCGTTGAGTGCGCTGTTCTCGCTGTTTCTAGGGCTGCCATTCATGACCGGGCTCTGGTACAAAGAAGCGTTGCCGGTCATCGGTAAAGTCGGCACCCCGTTGCTGTTCGATGTTGGCGTGTACCTGGTAGTGGTTGGTATTACCGTCACGATCATGTTTACGCTCTTCGAGGTGGAGGGGGAGTAG
- a CDS encoding Na+/H+ antiporter subunit E — translation MFLLNILLAIAWSALTGQFTPLDLAFGFVLGYGILWILRRQLRGERYFVKAPQMVRFVVYVLWEIILANLNVARVVLLTPKERIKPGIVAIPLDIRSDAEITMLANLITLTPGTLSLDVADDRSCLYVHAIDVGDPEQFRRGIKEGFERLVYEVFN, via the coding sequence ATGTTTTTGTTGAACATTTTGCTGGCGATTGCCTGGAGTGCGTTGACCGGTCAGTTCACGCCGCTTGATCTGGCGTTTGGCTTTGTGCTTGGATACGGCATTCTCTGGATACTGCGCCGGCAACTGCGCGGTGAGCGCTACTTCGTCAAGGCGCCGCAGATGGTCCGTTTTGTGGTCTACGTACTGTGGGAAATCATTCTGGCGAACCTTAATGTGGCGCGCGTTGTGCTGCTGACGCCAAAAGAGCGGATCAAACCCGGCATCGTCGCTATTCCGCTCGACATTCGCTCCGATGCGGAAATCACCATGCTTGCCAATCTGATCACGCTGACGCCGGGCACGTTGAGCCTTGATGTGGCTGACGACCGCAGTTGCCTGTATGTGCATGCCATTGATGTTGGCGACCCGGAACAGTTCCGGCGCGGGATTAAAGAAGGATTTGAGCGTTTAGTGTACGAGGTGTTCAACTGA
- a CDS encoding monovalent cation/H+ antiporter complex subunit F codes for MVQIIALWVVLPLLSIAVALPVIRLVRGPSLPDRVVALDVMGTIAIAIFAAYALTNSKPAFLDAALVVGLIGFIGTIAFAYYTERRI; via the coding sequence ATGGTGCAGATAATTGCGCTCTGGGTTGTGCTGCCGCTGCTGAGCATCGCGGTTGCGTTGCCGGTCATTCGCCTGGTGCGGGGACCAAGCCTGCCGGATCGCGTGGTGGCGCTCGATGTGATGGGAACGATTGCCATTGCGATTTTCGCAGCGTATGCGCTGACCAATAGCAAGCCTGCTTTTCTCGATGCGGCGCTGGTGGTCGGGTTGATCGGCTTTATCGGGACAATCGCGTTTGCGTACTATACGGAGCGGCGGATATGA
- the mnhG gene encoding monovalent cation/H(+) antiporter subunit G — protein MIGLIQEIVSAVLLVIGTLLLLLAGIGIVRMPDIFLRMSAASKASSLGAGCVLLAVAVSAADIAITVRAVAGVLFLFLTAPVASHMIGRAAYMIGVPLWKGTLVDELKGHYDTRRHTLRGVDDASPRPQRGTGPLGDVRDAGR, from the coding sequence ATGATCGGCCTGATTCAAGAGATCGTCAGCGCTGTGCTTCTCGTGATCGGAACGCTCCTGCTGCTGCTGGCGGGCATTGGTATCGTGCGCATGCCCGATATTTTCCTGCGTATGTCGGCGGCGTCGAAGGCGTCGTCGCTTGGCGCCGGATGCGTGTTGCTGGCGGTCGCGGTGTCGGCGGCTGATATTGCGATCACGGTGCGCGCGGTCGCGGGGGTGCTCTTCCTGTTCCTCACTGCGCCGGTGGCCTCGCACATGATTGGGCGCGCAGCGTATATGATCGGCGTTCCGCTCTGGAAAGGGACGCTCGTCGATGAACTCAAAGGGCACTATGATACGCGCCGCCACACGCTGCGCGGTGTCGATGACGCCTCTCCGCGTCCGCAACGCGGCACTGGCCCGTTGGGGGATGTGCGGGACGCGGGCAGGTGA
- a CDS encoding Na+/H+ antiporter subunit D, which translates to MDVLLVLPVLIPFITGIVMLVFWGRRDIHRALNVVGAALLLVAGIALLDGVSRNGIQATQLGNWPAPFGISFVADLLSAIMVVITGLTALAVAVYSLGSMDEARERFGYYPLLHIMFMGICGAFLTGDIFNLYVWFEVLLMSSFVLMALGGERAQLEGSIKYVTLNLLSSALFLSAVGILYGAVGTLNMADLSQQLSLLNQPGLVTTLAMLFLTAFGIKAAIFPLFAWLPASYHTPPIAVSAIFAGLLTKVGVYALIRVFSLLFVQNIALTHGLILALAGLTMVTGVLGAVAQNEFRRVLSFHIISQIGYMIMGLGLFTSLALAGAVFYIMHHIIVKMNLFLVSGVVHRLRGSYELKDLGDVYKVYPWLAILFLIPAFSLAGFPPLSGFWAKLMLVQAGLQVEQYVIVAVSLVVSLLTVFSMTKIWAEAFWKKAPAPTQSNTQSLAFMVVPVVGLALVTVVIGLSVQPFYDLAQRAADQLLNPAEYIAAVQSASLALR; encoded by the coding sequence ATGGATGTTCTGTTAGTGCTGCCGGTGCTTATTCCGTTCATCACCGGTATTGTCATGCTCGTATTCTGGGGGCGACGCGACATTCACCGCGCCTTGAACGTCGTTGGCGCGGCGCTGCTGCTGGTTGCCGGCATTGCGTTGTTGGATGGTGTGTCGCGCAATGGCATTCAGGCGACGCAGTTGGGCAACTGGCCCGCGCCGTTCGGTATTTCGTTCGTCGCCGATCTTCTCAGCGCCATCATGGTGGTCATCACCGGATTGACGGCGCTTGCAGTCGCTGTGTATTCATTGGGCAGCATGGATGAAGCGCGCGAGCGGTTTGGCTACTATCCGTTGTTGCACATCATGTTCATGGGCATCTGTGGCGCGTTCCTGACGGGTGATATTTTCAATCTGTATGTCTGGTTCGAAGTGCTGCTGATGTCGTCGTTCGTGCTGATGGCGCTGGGGGGCGAACGGGCGCAACTTGAGGGGTCGATCAAGTATGTGACGCTCAACCTGCTCTCTTCAGCACTCTTCCTCAGCGCCGTCGGAATCCTGTATGGCGCGGTTGGCACGCTCAATATGGCCGACCTGTCGCAGCAGTTGTCGCTTCTCAATCAGCCTGGGCTGGTGACGACGCTGGCGATGCTGTTTCTGACGGCGTTCGGCATCAAAGCCGCGATCTTTCCGCTTTTTGCCTGGCTGCCGGCATCGTATCACACGCCACCCATTGCGGTTTCGGCGATCTTCGCCGGTCTGTTGACCAAGGTTGGCGTCTATGCATTGATCCGGGTATTCTCGCTGTTGTTTGTGCAGAACATTGCGCTCACCCACGGATTGATCCTGGCGCTGGCGGGTTTGACGATGGTGACCGGGGTGCTTGGCGCGGTGGCGCAAAATGAGTTCCGCAGGGTGTTGTCGTTCCATATCATCAGCCAGATCGGCTACATGATCATGGGGTTGGGGCTGTTCACGTCGCTGGCGCTGGCGGGAGCAGTTTTTTACATCATGCACCATATTATTGTGAAGATGAACCTGTTTCTGGTGAGCGGCGTCGTTCATCGCCTGCGCGGGTCGTATGAACTGAAAGACCTTGGTGATGTCTACAAGGTGTATCCCTGGCTGGCGATCCTGTTCCTGATCCCGGCGTTTTCGCTGGCAGGCTTTCCGCCACTCTCTGGATTCTGGGCGAAATTGATGCTGGTGCAGGCTGGATTGCAGGTCGAACAGTATGTCATTGTTGCCGTATCGCTCGTCGTCAGTTTGTTGACGGTCTTCTCGATGACCAAAATTTGGGCGGAGGCGTTCTGGAAGAAAGCGCCGGCGCCGACCCAATCGAATACGCAGAGTCTGGCATTCATGGTCGTTCCGGTCGTCGGGTTGGCGCTGGTGACCGTCGTGATTGGGTTATCGGTGCAACCGTTCTACGATCTGGCGCAGCGCGCCGCCGATCAACTGCTCAACCCGGCGGAGTACATTGCAGCGGTGCAGAGTGCGTCGCTGGCGCTCCGGTGA
- a CDS encoding putative monovalent cation/H+ antiporter subunit A — protein MLTAVLSGFGGAIAAPWLHRVAPRSAGWIMALLPFALMIYFISLVPTVAGGETLRFSYAWVPSLGINLSFRIDGLSLLFALLITGIGTLVMIYAGGYLANDPMLGRMLTLLLIFMAAMLGIVTSDNLIGLFVFWELTTISSYLLIGYKHEYEKARKAALQSLLVTGIGGLALLAGFVLLGQVAGTLEISDLLTQGAAVRAHPLYGGILALVLFGAFTKSAQFPFHFWLPGAMEAPTPVSSYLHSATMVKAGVFLLARLNPVLGGTEAWQWLLTGFGSATMIVGALLAVQQTDLKRILAYTTVSALGTLVALIGVGTDDALKAAMVFTLSHALYKGALFQVAGSVDHETGTRDITNLGGLRAVMPITAAAGMLAAVSMAGLPPLFGFIAKEVQYKANLEEPILITVALLTNMLTVVAAGLVSLRVFFGPPTQTPKHAHEAPLSMRMGPVALALAGLGTGLFSVQIGNALIGPATGSVIGKTKEIELLLWAGIEGAAGQALVLSVVTLVVGAGLYRARGIFARFAAATAPLASWGAEGWYQRAVDGMLALAAWQTRLLQNGYLRFYIGLIIATVLALTTFTLVVGRVVITIPADWADVRVYELMVALIIIAATTFVIRATSRMAAVVGLGFVGYGTALVFLLFSGPDLAITQFAVETLVAILFVLVVYRLPRFSNLSTAGARVRSAGLAIAGGALMTVLTLMALASPTESRVSGFLAENSVPQAFGRNVVNVILVDFRGFDTMGEITVLGAAAIGIYALLRLVPASEHDEQKGADAQTGNGVPRERTETIDV, from the coding sequence ATGCTGACTGCGGTTCTTTCAGGATTTGGCGGCGCCATTGCGGCGCCGTGGCTGCACCGGGTTGCGCCGCGCTCTGCCGGATGGATTATGGCGCTGCTGCCGTTTGCGTTGATGATCTACTTCATCAGCCTGGTTCCGACAGTGGCAGGCGGAGAGACGTTGCGTTTCAGTTATGCATGGGTTCCGAGCCTGGGGATTAATCTGTCGTTTCGTATCGACGGGTTGAGTCTGCTTTTTGCGCTGCTGATTACCGGCATCGGCACGCTGGTGATGATCTATGCCGGCGGCTATCTGGCGAATGATCCGATGCTGGGACGGATGCTAACGCTGCTGCTGATCTTTATGGCGGCCATGCTCGGCATCGTCACGTCCGACAATCTGATCGGTCTGTTCGTCTTCTGGGAACTGACGACGATCAGTTCCTATCTGTTGATTGGTTACAAGCACGAGTACGAGAAAGCGCGCAAGGCGGCGTTGCAAAGCCTGCTGGTGACCGGCATTGGCGGGCTGGCGCTGCTGGCGGGGTTTGTGCTGCTGGGGCAGGTCGCCGGGACGCTGGAGATCAGCGATTTGCTGACGCAGGGCGCTGCGGTGCGCGCGCACCCATTGTACGGCGGCATCCTGGCGCTGGTTTTGTTCGGCGCATTCACCAAATCGGCGCAGTTCCCGTTCCACTTCTGGCTTCCCGGCGCGATGGAAGCGCCGACGCCGGTCAGTTCGTATCTCCACTCGGCGACGATGGTAAAGGCCGGCGTCTTTCTGCTGGCGCGGCTCAACCCGGTGCTCGGCGGCACGGAAGCCTGGCAATGGTTGCTCACCGGCTTCGGGAGCGCCACCATGATCGTCGGTGCGTTGCTGGCAGTGCAGCAGACCGATCTGAAGCGTATTCTGGCGTACACCACCGTTTCGGCGCTGGGCACGCTGGTGGCGCTCATTGGCGTCGGCACGGACGATGCGCTCAAGGCGGCGATGGTCTTTACGCTGAGCCATGCGCTGTACAAAGGCGCGTTGTTCCAGGTTGCCGGGTCGGTCGATCACGAGACCGGCACGCGCGACATCACGAACCTTGGTGGGTTGCGCGCTGTGATGCCGATCACGGCGGCAGCCGGCATGCTGGCTGCGGTTTCGATGGCCGGTTTGCCGCCGTTGTTTGGGTTCATTGCCAAGGAAGTTCAGTACAAGGCAAACCTGGAAGAGCCGATCCTGATTACGGTCGCGCTCTTGACGAATATGCTGACCGTTGTCGCCGCCGGTTTGGTATCGTTGCGCGTGTTCTTTGGTCCACCGACGCAGACGCCGAAGCACGCGCACGAAGCGCCGTTGAGTATGCGGATGGGTCCGGTCGCGCTGGCGCTCGCGGGGCTTGGCACGGGATTGTTCTCGGTTCAGATCGGCAATGCCCTGATTGGACCTGCAACCGGTTCGGTGATCGGGAAGACAAAGGAGATCGAACTGCTCCTGTGGGCCGGTATTGAAGGCGCAGCCGGTCAGGCGCTGGTGTTGAGCGTGGTCACCCTGGTTGTTGGTGCAGGGTTGTATCGGGCGCGGGGTATCTTCGCGCGCTTTGCCGCCGCTACTGCGCCGCTGGCGTCATGGGGCGCCGAAGGATGGTATCAGCGCGCCGTCGATGGCATGCTCGCGCTGGCAGCCTGGCAGACCCGGTTGCTGCAAAATGGCTATCTGCGGTTTTATATCGGACTGATCATCGCCACGGTGCTGGCGCTGACTACATTCACGCTCGTGGTTGGGCGGGTCGTGATTACTATTCCGGCGGATTGGGCTGATGTGCGTGTGTATGAACTGATGGTGGCGCTGATCATCATTGCTGCCACAACGTTCGTCATCCGTGCGACGTCGCGCATGGCCGCCGTTGTTGGTCTGGGATTCGTCGGCTATGGCACGGCACTGGTTTTCCTGCTGTTCAGCGGACCCGATCTGGCAATCACGCAGTTTGCCGTCGAGACGCTGGTAGCCATCCTGTTTGTGCTGGTCGTCTATCGTTTGCCGCGCTTCAGCAATCTTTCAACCGCAGGCGCGCGAGTGCGTTCCGCAGGGCTTGCGATTGCCGGCGGCGCGCTGATGACCGTGCTGACCCTGATGGCGCTCGCATCACCGACCGAGTCGCGTGTGAGCGGATTTCTGGCAGAGAATAGTGTGCCACAGGCATTTGGTCGGAATGTGGTCAATGTCATTCTGGTCGATTTTCGTGGGTTCGATACAATGGGCGAAATTACGGTGCTCGGCGCGGCAGCCATTGGAATCTACGCCCTGCTCAGGCTTGTGCCGGCGTCTGAGCATGATGAGCAGAAGGGCGCTGATGCGCAGACGGGCAATGGCGTTCCGCGTGAGCGCACCGAGACGATCGATGTCTGA